One genomic segment of Bdellovibrionales bacterium includes these proteins:
- a CDS encoding 50S ribosomal protein L9 — translation MKVILQKDVKDLGKIGDLVSVKNGFARNFLFPRRLAIEATEKREKEWAHLSKVAEIKKKKAKTERQEVVNKLQGITVTFKRAAGETEKLFGSVTTLEISTELEKSGIEVDKKDIHVEEQIRVLGQHKAVVKLGDGLEAEISINVERE, via the coding sequence ATGAAAGTCATCTTACAAAAAGATGTGAAAGATCTGGGAAAAATTGGCGATCTGGTTTCTGTAAAAAATGGTTTCGCGAGAAACTTTCTTTTTCCTCGTAGGCTCGCCATAGAGGCTACAGAGAAGCGCGAAAAGGAATGGGCGCATCTCAGCAAGGTTGCAGAAATAAAGAAGAAAAAGGCAAAGACTGAGAGACAAGAAGTAGTCAATAAACTTCAGGGAATAACTGTCACCTTTAAGCGCGCGGCAGGAGAAACTGAAAAGCTGTTTGGAAGTGTCACAACTTTAGAAATTTCAACGGAACTCGAAAAGAGTGGAATTGAAGTGGATAAAAAGGACATCCATGTTGAAGAGCAGATTCGAGTGCTAGGACAGCACAAAGCAGTCGTGAAACTTGGCGATGGTTTGGAAGCTGAGATTTCTATTAACGTCGAGCGCGAATAG
- the dnaB gene encoding replicative DNA helicase, protein MDKKIPPQNMEAEQAILGGLLLDPPVWDEVCEIVSETDFYKPSHRRIYACLKEMNRKNLPTDLVTVGNWLNDRGDLESVGGIPYLAELIEQTPTSVNIGNWAKIVHDKALLRKIIQLNQQFVQKAFDQDFEDLPAFINNLESEVFALAQEKQSTGLVQANEIVKGSLERLEGLYGKNLSVTGVSSGWPELDDLTSGFQPGELCIIAARPSMGKTAFCLNLATYAAIHNKKKVAFFSVEMSSESVMMRLLSTVARISMSDLRVAHIADDGWPKLINAAAQISESSLFIDDSSGISPFEILSKCRRLKARQGIDMIIIDYLQLMSLKAKVDNREREVSEISKTLKAIAKELKIPVIALAQLNRGVEARQNRRPLLSDLRESGSIEQDADVIMMLYREEYYEKDNSDIRGVAEVIIAKQRNGPTDTVKLLWKPEFGEFRSFEERARGPMPPTPDEPNQGREGGSRGSFNPRSPHSGEGGKPRNYAPGGSA, encoded by the coding sequence ATTGATAAAAAGATTCCCCCACAAAATATGGAAGCAGAACAAGCCATTCTTGGTGGCTTGCTTTTGGACCCTCCCGTCTGGGATGAAGTTTGTGAAATTGTGTCTGAGACTGACTTCTACAAACCAAGTCACAGGCGAATTTATGCCTGCCTCAAAGAAATGAACCGAAAAAATTTGCCGACGGATTTGGTTACCGTTGGCAATTGGCTAAACGACAGAGGAGATCTGGAGTCTGTCGGCGGAATTCCTTACCTTGCTGAATTGATTGAACAGACTCCCACTTCTGTCAATATAGGAAATTGGGCAAAAATTGTTCATGACAAGGCTCTTTTGAGAAAGATTATTCAGCTCAACCAACAGTTTGTTCAGAAAGCATTTGATCAGGACTTTGAAGATTTACCGGCCTTTATCAATAATTTGGAATCCGAGGTTTTTGCTCTTGCCCAAGAGAAGCAGAGCACGGGCCTTGTGCAAGCCAACGAAATTGTTAAGGGCAGTTTAGAAAGATTAGAAGGCCTTTACGGAAAAAACTTGAGTGTAACAGGTGTGTCCTCTGGTTGGCCTGAGTTAGACGATCTCACCAGCGGATTTCAACCGGGAGAGTTGTGTATCATCGCCGCTCGACCCTCGATGGGAAAAACTGCTTTTTGCTTGAATTTGGCAACTTACGCCGCGATTCACAACAAAAAGAAGGTCGCTTTTTTTTCGGTGGAGATGAGTTCTGAATCAGTCATGATGCGTCTTCTTTCTACCGTTGCCCGCATATCGATGAGTGATCTGCGGGTTGCTCACATCGCAGACGATGGATGGCCAAAGCTGATCAATGCTGCGGCCCAAATAAGTGAATCTAGTTTATTTATCGATGATTCGTCGGGAATTAGTCCTTTTGAGATTCTCTCAAAATGCAGGCGTCTGAAAGCCCGCCAGGGAATCGACATGATTATCATTGATTACCTCCAACTCATGAGTCTTAAGGCAAAGGTGGACAATCGCGAGCGCGAAGTTTCTGAAATTTCCAAAACTCTCAAAGCTATCGCAAAGGAACTGAAAATCCCAGTCATTGCATTGGCTCAATTGAATCGTGGGGTCGAGGCGCGACAAAACAGACGACCTCTGCTTTCCGATCTCCGGGAGTCAGGATCCATTGAACAGGATGCCGATGTCATTATGATGCTTTATCGCGAGGAGTATTATGAAAAGGACAATTCTGATATTCGGGGTGTCGCAGAAGTCATTATTGCAAAGCAGCGTAACGGACCCACCGACACCGTAAAGCTCCTGTGGAAACCTGAGTTTGGAGAATTTCGCAGTTTCGAAGAGAGAGCCAGAGGACCAATGCCTCCAACTCCTGACGAACCAAATCAGGGCAGGGAGGGCGGCTCGCGTGGTTCATTTAATCCCCGCTCCCCACATTCAGGAGAAGGTGGAAAGCCAAGAAACTACGCCCCTGGTGGAAGTGCTTAG
- a CDS encoding site-specific DNA inversion stimulation factor has translation MAPNLNSSNHLFVANLQSVSLERLVKSKLEVFFAQQRDAQIELNDFYRIYLEQVEKPLLEEALRANSGNQVRTAKMLGINRNTLKKKIDTYKIRIRSIKHSET, from the coding sequence ATGGCACCGAACCTCAATAGTTCAAATCATTTGTTCGTGGCCAATCTTCAGTCTGTAAGTCTTGAAAGATTAGTAAAGAGCAAACTTGAAGTATTTTTTGCTCAGCAACGAGATGCTCAAATCGAGCTGAATGACTTCTACAGAATTTACCTGGAACAGGTTGAAAAACCTCTTCTGGAGGAAGCGTTACGTGCTAATTCTGGCAATCAAGTCCGTACTGCAAAAATGCTTGGCATAAACCGCAACACTCTCAAGAAAAAGATTGATACTTACAAGATTAGAATTAGAAGTATAAAACATTCGGAAACTTAA
- a CDS encoding radical SAM protein — MDDLKINEIFFSIQGESSLVGWPTVFIRTSGCHLRCSYCDTQYAYNEGKLMGMDIIIAQVKSFQTRHVCVTGGEPLLQKNSLGLMRKLCDLGYIVSLETSGDLSCLNVDERVKKIIDVKTPDSGEPQAFCSENLQLLEDVNSEFKFVICSDEDFEWAERFIRRTGLSMGSRVLYSPSYGKVSEKWLANKILFEKSSARLQLQLHKYIWRDAERGV, encoded by the coding sequence ATGGACGATTTAAAGATCAATGAGATATTTTTCAGTATTCAGGGTGAATCTTCGCTCGTCGGATGGCCAACCGTTTTCATTCGTACGTCTGGCTGCCATTTGCGCTGCTCTTACTGTGATACTCAATATGCCTACAACGAGGGCAAGCTGATGGGAATGGACATAATCATTGCCCAGGTGAAGTCCTTTCAAACCCGCCATGTCTGCGTCACTGGGGGCGAACCTCTTTTGCAAAAAAATTCCTTAGGGCTCATGAGGAAGTTGTGTGATTTGGGTTATATTGTGTCCCTTGAAACAAGCGGGGACTTGAGCTGCTTGAATGTTGATGAACGCGTTAAGAAAATTATTGATGTCAAGACTCCCGATAGTGGCGAGCCTCAGGCCTTCTGCTCAGAAAATCTTCAGTTGCTGGAAGACGTCAATTCTGAATTCAAATTTGTTATCTGTTCAGACGAAGATTTTGAATGGGCTGAGAGATTTATACGCAGAACTGGCCTGTCGATGGGATCGCGCGTTTTATACAGCCCATCATATGGAAAAGTCTCAGAAAAATGGCTTGCAAATAAAATTCTTTTTGAGAAATCAAGTGCGCGGTTGCAATTGCAATTGCATAAGTATATCTGGAGGGATGCAGAGCGCGGTGTCTAG
- a CDS encoding DNA translocase FtsK: MNHLFNKFRGDILGLVWLAMGVFVALALMSYHPMDPSFNSTGSVHRVANYCGYFGSFMADIFYQCLGASAWLIVISFFRISWICFLNRERSFNGSRWVWSILLFATSCSLIGLYFPNTRMFAQQIPAAGLVGMMVSKGLVRIFNFAGVAVILWTATVVLLIFYSEQTLKDLFFLPSAFLKLIATKSRKKIKGLLSLEFLPSFRESHTVGESVDTKIFLKGEKKHPERVGRSLFAIKNESGKSAAPLTQKLPMKSFATEKPKNLDNSLFPTKLGENQTEEPALSGFLVNRTTNMTKRHNVGVSKRAIERVENWSLPNLSILADPPPGRNLLDEKEVKIKAKILIDKLGQFSIRGNVVGIKPGPAITMFEFKPAADVKISKITDLADDLSLALSSESVRIIAPIPGRDVVGIETSNPHRETVFLKDILMQEEFWDEEMKLPIALGRQADGEPKVVDLRKMPHMLVAGSTGSGKSVFVVGFLAGLLFRHSPKTLRLILVDPKQVDLAAFSHCPHLIMPPIREPQKAVGALKWAIREMEKRYRSMSKFGARGLEAFNEIVSKLSGPELAQHEKFQSELTGAARLDDYYYEAQPYLVIVVEEFGDLMAVDKSNVENSVVRLAQMARACGIHLILAMQSPRRDVVTGLIKTNIPGRVSFKVASKMDSRIILDESGAERLLTRGDMLYLAPGVAKPERHHGAYVSEAELTQLTEHWATQSEPVFDPLAMKILEGNGGGYDLSDELGGNQGTESEFDDRYDEILAYVAGLKEISASLIQRRFRIGYPRAARLIEMFEAEGVIGPSSGSKPRQVLVGPIS; encoded by the coding sequence ATGAATCATTTATTTAACAAATTTAGGGGTGATATTCTGGGACTCGTGTGGCTGGCTATGGGCGTATTTGTGGCCCTTGCGTTGATGAGCTATCACCCCATGGATCCCTCCTTTAACTCAACCGGGAGCGTTCATAGAGTAGCCAACTATTGCGGCTACTTTGGGTCTTTCATGGCTGATATTTTTTATCAGTGTTTAGGTGCTTCTGCATGGCTGATCGTGATTTCTTTTTTTCGAATTTCATGGATTTGCTTTTTGAATCGAGAAAGAAGCTTTAATGGCAGCCGCTGGGTTTGGTCGATCCTCCTGTTCGCTACAAGCTGCTCATTGATAGGGCTCTATTTTCCAAATACACGAATGTTTGCTCAACAAATTCCTGCTGCTGGCTTGGTAGGAATGATGGTTTCAAAAGGCTTGGTAAGGATATTCAACTTTGCTGGAGTTGCAGTCATTCTGTGGACAGCAACTGTCGTTCTACTGATTTTTTATTCCGAACAAACATTGAAGGATTTATTTTTTCTTCCATCGGCTTTTCTGAAACTTATTGCTACGAAATCAAGAAAGAAAATAAAGGGCTTACTAAGTTTGGAATTCTTGCCCTCGTTTCGTGAGTCCCATACAGTCGGAGAGTCAGTAGATACCAAGATATTTTTGAAGGGAGAAAAAAAACATCCGGAAAGGGTAGGAAGATCGCTCTTTGCAATAAAAAATGAGAGCGGAAAATCCGCGGCGCCTTTGACTCAGAAATTGCCTATGAAATCATTCGCAACAGAAAAACCAAAAAACCTTGATAACTCTCTTTTTCCCACAAAACTAGGGGAAAACCAGACGGAAGAGCCTGCATTGTCTGGTTTTTTAGTCAATAGAACAACAAATATGACAAAGAGACACAATGTTGGTGTTTCCAAAAGAGCCATTGAACGAGTTGAGAATTGGTCTCTCCCAAATTTGTCGATATTGGCAGATCCTCCTCCAGGGAGAAATCTTTTGGATGAAAAAGAAGTCAAAATCAAAGCAAAGATCTTGATTGATAAACTTGGACAGTTTTCAATACGCGGAAACGTCGTTGGAATAAAGCCAGGTCCGGCCATTACGATGTTTGAATTTAAGCCTGCTGCCGACGTCAAAATCAGCAAAATAACAGATTTGGCGGACGATTTATCCTTGGCATTAAGCAGTGAATCAGTCCGTATCATTGCTCCTATACCAGGTCGTGACGTCGTCGGAATTGAAACATCGAATCCCCATCGTGAAACAGTGTTTCTTAAAGACATTTTGATGCAAGAGGAATTTTGGGATGAAGAAATGAAATTGCCGATCGCTTTGGGTCGCCAGGCTGACGGTGAACCAAAAGTAGTGGATCTTAGAAAAATGCCACACATGCTTGTGGCTGGCTCGACGGGTTCTGGGAAGTCTGTGTTTGTGGTAGGGTTCTTGGCGGGTCTCTTGTTTCGTCATTCACCTAAAACGCTGCGACTCATTTTGGTTGATCCAAAGCAAGTAGATTTAGCTGCTTTTAGCCACTGCCCTCACCTCATAATGCCTCCCATTCGAGAGCCTCAAAAAGCCGTTGGAGCACTTAAATGGGCTATTCGGGAAATGGAAAAAAGATATCGATCGATGTCGAAATTTGGCGCTCGAGGTCTTGAGGCGTTTAATGAAATAGTGAGTAAATTGAGTGGGCCAGAGTTAGCGCAACATGAGAAATTTCAGTCGGAATTAACTGGGGCAGCCAGACTCGATGATTATTATTATGAGGCTCAACCCTATCTGGTTATTGTTGTGGAGGAGTTTGGAGATTTAATGGCCGTTGATAAGTCCAATGTTGAGAATTCCGTTGTGCGTTTGGCTCAAATGGCTCGGGCTTGCGGTATTCATCTTATCCTAGCCATGCAGAGTCCTCGTCGTGATGTTGTGACGGGACTGATAAAAACAAACATTCCGGGCAGGGTGAGCTTCAAAGTTGCAAGTAAAATGGATTCTCGAATTATTCTCGATGAAAGTGGTGCGGAAAGACTTCTGACAAGAGGAGACATGCTCTATTTAGCTCCTGGAGTAGCAAAACCCGAGCGTCATCATGGGGCCTACGTCAGTGAGGCTGAGCTGACTCAGCTCACCGAACATTGGGCAACTCAGAGTGAGCCCGTATTTGATCCATTGGCAATGAAAATTCTTGAGGGCAATGGTGGCGGATATGATTTATCTGACGAGCTTGGTGGAAACCAAGGCACGGAGTCCGAGTTTGATGATCGCTATGATGAAATTTTGGCTTATGTTGCGGGATTAAAAGAAATTAGTGCCTCTCTCATTCAACGAAGATTTAGAATTGGCTACCCACGCGCGGCCCGCCTCATTGAGATGTTCGAGGCCGAAGGAGTTATAGGGCCTTCGAGTGGCAGCAAGCCGCGTCAAGTTCTAGTTGGTCCCATATCTTGA
- a CDS encoding tetratricopeptide repeat protein — translation MMTRVFIVFLTARLIWLAVLVSIDRSAIALNLGEGLSVKQMVDQTRAMSLRGERFQAQNQLVFALNNSKISMRERAIVKVALNELSRQFFSDRALAIFELGESNLYAKRNREALERYREAQDLEPENTTIFSARVRALLAQGDCAEAEKLAAQSIALQPYDELVKLIQLRSQICTGQSTLFQKRWDSELSDLEKNYGQAVAWFRILAAHHRSKLSIKSLRQISVEHPDFPEPRYYLFLQATDPHEKRMRGEEYVSLCKKSDHLVRRRFIYEPQMCEHVQTVEDILAKGDPNR, via the coding sequence ATGATGACTAGAGTTTTTATTGTTTTTTTGACGGCGAGGCTTATTTGGCTCGCCGTTTTAGTTTCAATTGATAGGAGCGCGATCGCTCTGAACCTCGGAGAAGGCCTTTCAGTAAAGCAGATGGTTGATCAAACTCGTGCGATGTCTCTTCGGGGAGAACGTTTTCAAGCTCAGAACCAGCTCGTTTTCGCACTCAATAATTCAAAGATTTCTATGAGAGAGAGGGCGATTGTCAAAGTGGCTTTGAACGAGCTTTCAAGACAATTTTTCAGCGACAGGGCCTTGGCAATCTTTGAATTGGGAGAATCCAACCTCTATGCCAAAAGAAACAGAGAAGCCCTGGAAAGATATCGAGAAGCACAGGACCTGGAGCCAGAAAATACAACTATTTTTTCAGCAAGGGTAAGGGCTCTCTTGGCACAGGGAGACTGTGCTGAAGCCGAGAAGTTAGCAGCACAGTCCATAGCTTTGCAGCCCTATGATGAATTGGTGAAACTCATTCAACTGAGATCACAAATTTGTACGGGGCAGAGCACTCTGTTCCAAAAAAGATGGGATTCGGAACTGAGTGACTTGGAAAAAAATTATGGACAAGCTGTTGCGTGGTTCAGAATTTTAGCTGCACACCATAGATCAAAGCTTTCGATTAAGTCCTTACGTCAGATATCTGTGGAACATCCAGACTTTCCCGAGCCACGTTACTATCTGTTTCTTCAGGCAACGGATCCTCACGAGAAGAGGATGCGAGGGGAAGAATATGTGAGCCTATGTAAAAAGAGTGACCATTTGGTGCGCCGACGATTTATCTATGAGCCTCAAATGTGCGAGCATGTTCAGACCGTAGAGGATATTCTTGCCAAGGGAGACCCGAACAGATGA
- a CDS encoding 4-hydroxy-tetrahydrodipicolinate synthase produces the protein MKPDSFCGVVTALVTPFKNGAVDFSSLRKIVHHQIKNGIFKFIVNGTTAESPTLDHHEVKEIYRFVRNEVGEKSIIVVGTGSNCTRKTIEFSKEAESWGADGLLVVTPYYNKPPQEGLVAHFSAVAQAVSIPLILYNVPSRTITAMTLETVSSLSKIENIIGVKEASGDIELGRQILKKCAKGFFVTSGDDFSCLELAVEGGRGVISVVSHLIPAELIAMMNAAVEGDTRVKESFLKYSGLLKALYSESNPIGVKMALFKMGIIESPEMRLPLVAMSSPATADLVEEMKNLGLV, from the coding sequence ATGAAACCCGATAGTTTTTGTGGGGTTGTGACGGCTTTGGTGACACCTTTTAAGAACGGAGCAGTGGATTTTTCTTCTTTAAGAAAGATTGTTCATCATCAAATTAAAAATGGAATATTCAAATTTATAGTGAATGGGACGACTGCAGAAAGTCCAACTCTCGATCATCATGAGGTGAAAGAAATTTATCGATTTGTGAGAAATGAGGTTGGTGAAAAATCCATCATTGTCGTGGGGACTGGTTCCAATTGCACACGTAAAACGATTGAATTTTCGAAGGAGGCCGAATCCTGGGGTGCGGATGGCTTGCTCGTCGTAACACCCTATTATAACAAGCCACCGCAAGAAGGACTTGTTGCACATTTTTCAGCTGTGGCTCAAGCGGTTAGTATTCCTCTCATTCTTTATAATGTGCCGAGCAGGACAATTACGGCGATGACCTTGGAAACAGTGAGTTCCTTATCCAAAATAGAAAATATTATTGGAGTGAAGGAAGCCAGCGGAGATATTGAATTGGGTCGCCAAATTTTGAAAAAGTGCGCAAAGGGTTTTTTTGTTACATCGGGCGATGATTTTTCCTGTTTGGAGTTAGCGGTAGAGGGTGGAAGGGGAGTTATCTCAGTTGTTTCTCATCTTATTCCGGCAGAATTAATAGCGATGATGAATGCTGCCGTTGAAGGTGATACCAGAGTTAAAGAGAGTTTTTTGAAATATTCTGGACTATTAAAGGCACTTTACTCAGAAAGCAATCCAATCGGAGTAAAAATGGCCCTTTTTAAAATGGGAATCATTGAGTCTCCTGAAATGAGACTTCCCTTGGTAGCCATGAGTTCGCCTGCAACCGCAGATCTTGTTGAAGAGATGAAAAACTTGGGGTTGGTTTGA
- a CDS encoding 4-hydroxy-tetrahydrodipicolinate reductase, protein MSKKKVLVTGSRGRMGQEILSLLKENSLLELGYELDRQTDKSCFPPLLDVDVVIDFSSLELFREGLSWSVQNGVPFVSGTTGLSAQDYRELDRAACSIPVLWSANMSLGVNVLLELLGKMRALSAYDFQVEEFHHNKKLDKPSGTAVMIQDKLEKTLGRKVPEPLSGRGGGIFGIHKVWVMAEEELLVFEHTALNRRIFARGAISCASWLLNQKAGLYGVSDMLGLRETAGK, encoded by the coding sequence ATGTCTAAGAAAAAAGTTTTAGTTACTGGTTCACGAGGGAGAATGGGCCAGGAAATTCTCTCCTTGTTGAAGGAAAATAGTCTTTTGGAGCTAGGCTATGAATTGGACAGACAAACGGATAAATCGTGCTTTCCTCCGCTTCTGGATGTTGACGTTGTGATTGATTTTTCGTCTTTGGAATTATTCAGGGAAGGCCTCTCGTGGTCAGTTCAAAATGGGGTGCCTTTTGTCAGTGGTACCACCGGACTTAGCGCTCAAGATTATCGAGAACTTGATAGAGCTGCTTGTTCTATTCCGGTTCTATGGTCCGCAAATATGAGTCTTGGTGTAAATGTTCTTCTTGAATTATTGGGAAAGATGCGAGCATTGAGTGCCTATGATTTTCAGGTAGAGGAATTTCATCACAATAAAAAACTTGATAAACCGAGTGGAACGGCTGTCATGATTCAGGACAAGCTAGAGAAAACCTTAGGCAGAAAAGTGCCCGAGCCTTTGTCGGGAAGAGGCGGCGGAATATTTGGTATTCACAAGGTTTGGGTCATGGCTGAGGAAGAACTTTTGGTATTTGAACATACCGCCCTGAATCGGCGAATTTTTGCGCGAGGAGCAATAAGTTGTGCCTCCTGGTTGCTAAATCAGAAGGCTGGTTTGTATGGGGTTAGCGATATGTTGGGATTGCGGGAAACGGCAGGAAAATGA
- a CDS encoding 2-amino-4-hydroxy-6-hydroxymethyldihydropteridine diphosphokinase, giving the protein MQKIVVELRTEAEVLSSSSIYRVSGEINHPDHVHELKRVEKFDGLAAVLLASTTQEPKALLNFLREIEVKYRSEVLRRSVSLNLLAFDDEAVMTPELTLPHPELHRRPEFVLLSAEVWGDYFHPVLRENLYTLTRKFHDEQWGRFYAQGKTLLDF; this is encoded by the coding sequence ATGCAGAAGATCGTCGTGGAGTTAAGGACTGAGGCCGAGGTTTTGTCGTCCTCATCAATTTACAGGGTTTCGGGTGAAATCAATCACCCTGATCATGTCCATGAACTTAAGCGCGTGGAAAAATTTGATGGTTTAGCCGCTGTTCTTTTGGCATCTACGACGCAGGAGCCTAAGGCTCTGCTGAACTTTTTGCGGGAAATCGAAGTCAAATACCGCAGTGAAGTTTTACGGAGAAGTGTGAGTCTCAATTTACTGGCATTTGATGACGAGGCCGTCATGACTCCTGAACTCACTTTGCCTCATCCCGAACTTCATCGCCGCCCAGAATTTGTTTTGCTGTCAGCTGAGGTTTGGGGAGACTATTTTCATCCGGTCTTGAGGGAAAACCTCTACACTTTAACGCGAAAGTTTCATGACGAACAATGGGGCAGGTTTTACGCACAAGGGAAAACCCTTCTTGATTTTTGA
- the fsa gene encoding fructose-6-phosphate aldolase, translating to MKFFIDTAMIDEIREANKRGLVDGVTTNPTLVAKTGKPHSVVIREICQEVDGLVSAEVLSLEANEMYREGVELAKIHDNVVVKVPMCDEGLIAVRRFAAEGIKTNVTLVFSPLQALLVAKAGATLVSPFVGRLDDVSQDGMELIGQMRQIFQNYSFDTQILVASIRHPIHIFESAMIGADIVTVPFKVIQQLTKHPLTDKGIEQFLKDAKGIA from the coding sequence ATGAAATTTTTTATTGATACTGCAATGATTGATGAAATTCGAGAGGCGAATAAGCGTGGTCTCGTTGATGGAGTCACGACAAATCCCACCTTGGTCGCAAAGACCGGTAAGCCACACAGCGTGGTTATCAGGGAGATCTGTCAGGAGGTCGATGGATTGGTGTCGGCTGAGGTCCTTTCTCTTGAGGCAAATGAGATGTACAGAGAAGGAGTTGAGCTAGCCAAGATTCATGACAATGTCGTTGTGAAAGTGCCAATGTGCGATGAGGGATTGATCGCAGTTAGACGCTTCGCGGCGGAAGGAATTAAGACAAATGTAACTCTGGTTTTTTCGCCTTTGCAAGCCTTACTTGTGGCTAAGGCGGGGGCAACTTTGGTTTCTCCGTTTGTGGGCAGACTTGACGATGTCAGCCAGGATGGAATGGAGCTTATCGGCCAGATGAGGCAAATCTTTCAGAACTATAGTTTTGATACGCAGATATTAGTAGCTAGTATACGTCATCCTATTCATATTTTTGAATCAGCGATGATCGGTGCTGATATTGTCACAGTGCCTTTCAAGGTTATCCAGCAACTGACGAAACATCCACTTACGGACAAGGGAATTGAGCAGTTTTTGAAGGATGCGAAAGGTATAGCGTAA
- a CDS encoding lytic transglycosylase domain-containing protein: MSSSTLKNQSKIRPKVHTLIASYLVFFLSFIGFLSLLFVLFLNLPENSFIRLQIETGADWLQDSWAQIFDKSESPLPSQNEIAESLAENDSNNEIDPQILKDSTLWPRELEFLSDHNLSETGSQNSSPLINPNPFQRLDALKDPLDRVDAQFTIPESLFKRTQFWFDVYTRYDSNVHIIHHMRYPWIVFKVIDTREIVAKGKGPLWLRRERAQKYVSQEKAQIIHLLRRLSKTNSFGHLSPSEQALFDAINELPGNRSSAFRFAAQNVRSQLGQMDFFVSGLRWSQRYIPYMEEIFSAQGLPADLTRLPFVESSFNVKAQSKVGASGIWQIMPRTGKAYLNISSDIDERNSPLKATLAAARILRSYFHALKSWPLAVTGYNHGIGGVLKARRKVQSSDLATIIRKYHGGSFKFASSNFYTCFLAALYAEKYHNEIFPFAVKDDLLEREVIKIANPLRLKRIASLTGLEVNAIIELNLDLRNSSASNPLLPRGFNLHLPPGFGSQLKRKVGQENSVPQAKANSVKVGQN; encoded by the coding sequence ATGTCGTCGTCTACACTCAAAAACCAAAGTAAGATCAGGCCAAAAGTTCATACTCTCATTGCTTCCTATTTAGTTTTTTTTCTCTCTTTCATTGGTTTCTTGTCCCTCCTTTTCGTCCTATTTCTAAATCTACCTGAGAACTCATTTATTCGCCTCCAAATTGAAACTGGAGCTGATTGGCTCCAAGACAGTTGGGCGCAGATATTTGATAAATCTGAGTCGCCTTTACCATCTCAAAATGAGATAGCTGAAAGTCTCGCGGAGAACGACTCGAACAATGAAATTGATCCGCAGATTCTTAAGGACTCTACTCTTTGGCCCAGAGAGTTGGAATTCCTTTCCGATCACAATCTCTCCGAAACTGGCTCACAGAATAGTTCCCCCCTGATAAATCCAAATCCATTTCAACGTCTTGATGCCCTCAAAGATCCGTTAGATAGAGTAGATGCTCAATTTACCATTCCTGAGAGTCTCTTTAAGCGCACGCAATTTTGGTTTGATGTTTACACACGCTACGATTCCAATGTTCATATCATTCATCACATGAGATATCCATGGATTGTATTTAAGGTTATCGATACGCGAGAAATTGTTGCCAAAGGAAAAGGTCCATTGTGGCTCAGACGCGAACGTGCTCAAAAATATGTGTCCCAAGAAAAGGCGCAAATCATTCATCTTCTCCGACGCCTCTCTAAAACAAATTCATTTGGACATCTTTCGCCGTCAGAGCAAGCATTGTTTGATGCCATCAATGAGCTTCCTGGAAATAGATCTTCAGCATTTCGCTTCGCTGCTCAAAATGTTCGCTCACAACTTGGTCAGATGGATTTTTTTGTTTCAGGTCTGCGCTGGAGTCAGCGTTATATTCCTTATATGGAAGAAATTTTTTCTGCTCAGGGGCTTCCCGCCGATTTAACGCGACTTCCGTTCGTGGAGAGCAGTTTTAATGTCAAGGCCCAGTCAAAGGTCGGAGCAAGCGGTATTTGGCAGATTATGCCTCGCACAGGGAAAGCCTACCTCAACATATCCAGTGATATTGACGAAAGAAATTCTCCCCTCAAAGCGACTCTCGCCGCAGCTCGAATCCTTCGCAGCTATTTTCACGCACTGAAGAGCTGGCCACTCGCCGTAACAGGATACAATCATGGCATCGGAGGAGTTCTAAAGGCTCGGCGAAAAGTACAATCCTCAGATTTGGCGACAATAATCCGCAAATACCACGGAGGAAGTTTCAAGTTTGCATCCTCGAACTTCTATACCTGCTTTTTGGCCGCGCTCTACGCTGAAAAATACCACAATGAAATTTTTCCGTTTGCAGTTAAAGACGATCTGTTGGAAAGAGAAGTCATAAAAATTGCGAATCCCCTTCGTCTCAAAAGAATAGCCTCCCTAACAGGACTGGAAGTTAACGCCATCATTGAATTAAACTTAGATCTTCGAAACTCATCCGCGTCCAATCCACTTTTGCCGAGAGGTTTTAATTTGCACCTGCCTCCTGGATTTGGCAGCCAACTCAAAAGAAAAGTTGGCCAAGAGAACTCTGTTCCCCAAGCCAAAGCAAATTCCGTCAAAGTTGGCCAAAATTAG